From the Helianthus annuus cultivar XRQ/B chromosome 17, HanXRQr2.0-SUNRISE, whole genome shotgun sequence genome, the window ttccattcagtcaaagagatgaaggctcgactttagatgtgttccctttagggaatcttttcttcaactgcaattgattcgtatctttcgatattttatcaatttttatgTAGAGGGTAAGCTTTAAAAGCGcgaaaagtattatacgaggactaggccattgcttccgcattaacagaagtccaggtataataccccagatatcaaaaagtataaagacctagtatctcagaatcaggaaatctctcaaacaagatttcaggggttacccatatatccgagagatattccccacgagataagtaaagtatttatatttaggtttatatctcgaaaacaatctactaagcatgtaaaaacctactggcatatcatcagtgagaccgtttatcaaaTTAAAatattccatttctttagcgtattGTGATTGtctactaatgtactatcattttctctttttacacaaaaactcatttttgaattttatcatgtttttggctttttcaaattttctaatggtttactccccctaaaattcaaaacatttaaagaaaaatttgacaaccaatgtagatagctttgtttcgccatccattttctgcttaacatgctctgttttgcagaaaatataccATGTAATGCataatgtacccccatgatttacaccACATTGATATTTTatagtttgaaaaccgtttttcaatcttgtgaaattaatcatgtttgttccgccgtgagggtttcggcatatccaatcaacatatttttgaatttttgattttttgacaaatttaaaaactaacatatttttgatttttcaaaattttgacaaaataaaaacatattttttgtttttaaatttttaagtttttagggtttttagaaatactgtttatttatgtacatAAACATAAACTCCCCTTTTCAACCAACTTAGGGTTCAACAGCCTCCTCTTCCCGTGCCAGGCTGCTCCGACACTCCTTATTGTTGACATTCAAATTTCTTCGGAAGCACCTGCATATTCAACTATTCAGTCACTTGAAGTCAAAtttgacttcaactttttcatcatttagCAAAGTGAtttgtttcttaacagaccatgtttgacctttaGGAGTCCATCTGttgtaaaaatgtgactctttttgaacattttgattctgaacaacaacttttggtttccaaaactggtttggttttgttgcatcaacagttgttttccaactttgtgttgttctaaattTGGACGTCACTggtttccatgtttgttgtgagtcagtctttgacattttcggcttccaagtttgctttgaatcaaacttggttgacttctgaGTCACAACTTtagatttctgtttttgaacataaacagactttttttcgtctcaacaccaacaggtttcagatttggacacttgcgagcaagatgtcctgtttgatcacatttaaagctTGTTCtttttgagacatctttgacctgttgttgctgatttttcttttgagcatagaactcttcattagactgtcgtctaaattggagttctttctctttttcggaacttgttccatgaacaaaattcatctttgccagataatttggcgtttcatttttcttccaattctgtttctttttataacccaacccaaccttcatgtttttcttcgtgaaaccaggtttgttataaaaagttttgtgacattttccaacaaactttggaatttcagacttttcaatctcaaccattttaaaaactgtcaatcttttctgaagtcACATTCTGAttcgggaatacaatatctaagaataatttgtccgatccaatcatggaataaaccaatccttttgaatcatcattcaaatttttctcagattttgagtttttcagatattTTTCATGAAAActtctttcattttcatcatgTAATTCaaatttacctgtatcaaccgactcttctttcaacacactttcaacgaccttacctactacctctgaatcactagaatcatcagatttggaataggttacgtcaatgttatctggcaattgatctaccatgttgaaagcttttttgacttttcatcatcataaaatgaaAACTTTTCCGGTGGAGGAACTTGATGATACTCAGAACCAATGCCTTtttttttcagtacaagcactgcatggttccatgcatttcttgcatcgTTCAATGATTTTGATTAAGATTTCAGAATTAGAATTTACCTCATTGATTGGTACCTCGGTGTTTGCTGCAACTTCTGTCCGATCAGCATCATTCTCTTTTCTTTCTTTACCTTCAGCTTTATCACCATCATCAGTTTCATCACCAACATCACCAGCAACTAAACTATCATTCtttatttcttcttcttcttcttcttcttcttcttcttcttcttcttcttcttctttcttcttttctttctcaacctgctgttcttcagtaacaacGTCTTTCACAGCTTCTTCATTCACCACAACtttttcttcctttttctttcaCTTCTTCAACCACCTTCTTCAACTCTTCTACCATACCCtcaacatttttcttcattcttGCTTCATCCCTCTTCCTCAAACTTGATGTCATGGCATCTCTTATGATTTTATCCAgccttttcacatatgttttatcTTTTTCAACATTTGAATAGTATTCGCCGGATTGAGGAATTACTACAAGAACATCATCATGGACTATGTCCCTCCCGTGGACAACAAGTTCACCATCTCTGTTGACATAACACTCTCGCTTCTTGTCCCATCTTTTACTGCTGACAGCATCTTCATACTCTTCTTGCATTTTATCAATTCTGTATCCAACTGTACTTCTTTCTCTGGATGTTTTCTCCTTCAAAATCTCTTCTCTGCTTTTCTCTTTTACCTCAGCAACAAAAGCATAATGATCATGTTTTCTGTAAAGAATTTCTGCATCTTCCTTTGTTCTAATTTTGAATCGATAATTAAtacgatcttcttctggaagaaTTTCACtccagtcatatccttcatcatcatGGAAAATTGCACAAGCTCTTGACTTTTCTTGTGTATTTTTTTCAATCAATTTTGGCTCTTCTTTGCTTCGGTGGTAGATCACCTTTCGATaataatcatctctgaaaggatGTTCATTTTCATCAACTACAGAATTATTTCATTCTCtctgaaatgacctttttgcttgcatttgaagcaggtcactttggatttatcaaatcccagctTAGTTGATGGTCCACCAATAGTCTGTTTGCCTGTAATCTCCATGTACCTCTAAGCTCTTCTGATGCAGCTCGCTAAACACCAGCGGATATCGATAagttccatctcttccttatcaatctggtcgtagtcttctttggtcaattcggaatttccaattttgccagccaCTAGACCTTCATACAATTCTAGGACAGATGCAAGGAAACTCATTTGCTACTTGGCAGAGTTAATGCTCATGACAGGAGAATTCTTCAATTTGAGAGCAATGTTGCATAGTATCTCCTCTGATTCATCAGGATTTGTTTTtgaagaagatgaatgatatcccgGATTGTAGCTTGATGAGCTGTTCTATGGTTCTTTAGTCTTCTCAACACTAAATGTTGTCTTCGGTGATTCACCAACTTTCACTGAAGGTATGTTACCTTTGTAGTAAAGACCCACATtttgttgatgtgaagaaccgctcatcttgctttgtttctgtagttcaagatcatgagtttcaatcttttcaatcaaTACATCGAGAGTGATTGTATCATATAACACAtcgtttttcaaaataaaaacaaatgtttgccactgatcagctcgtggtaacgcttctatgATTTTATCAATTATTTCCTCTCGTGTTTTAACAATACCAAACCTATCAAGTACAATTTTCAATTGACAAAACCTCTCTATCATTTGTCTTACGGTCTCTCCTTTCAAACTatcaaataaatcaaattctttctttaataaagcaattttgtttttcttgatttgtttacccccctcagctttaacccGTAAAGCTTCGCAAACAGATTTTGATGACCCATTAATGCGAAAATGTCATCTCTAATTGATGACTGGATCaaagcaatcattctctgttcatATGAGAAATTTCTCTTGTATTCAATGTTTAAGCTCTTGAGAGGGATTTCTTCTCCTTTGACATTGATCGGCCTATCATAACCAAATTCCAAACAAAACCAACTTTCATGTGCGTAAGCTTTTGCCTAGTTGATGaaattttctttccaccaagtgtaGTCCTCAATACTATCAAGCTTGGGTGGTTTTGACTGAGTTCCATAAAAGTTGTCATGATTAATGTTTTCATTGATCGCTTTTGTAATGGATTTCGGTGTGATAGTTGAGGTTTCGGAAGACTCCGACGTAAACACCTTGtaaaacgtgttgtaaaactcttcagccatgatgcTAACTCCTCGAATCACCTCGAATCATAGCACCTTTGAATCACCTGAATCACGAataaacacgatcagtttaaaaATTATCAAACAACTTGAATCGGACGGGTACTCTGAACGAGTTGATGTTCGATCAACGACATAATAAGCCAAAATGCTTATGTTGGTCGAACGGTTAGAGTGGCAATTCGAACGACCcgctgctcgatcgagtgacactATATGACCAAAGTTatgctggtcgatcgggtggtcAGTTGACTCAATGAACTATAATCTCATATGCAAACTGTTATCACGTGGAAATTTCATTTCTACGATTAAAGCTGGCCGACAAAATCGAATTGACCTTGATGCGAATTGACCTAATTTCAAGCGAATTGGAATCAATACGTGCGAACTGGATGATTTAGTGTTCAATATGTGTGAACTGGCTCACAATTTGTATGACCTGGAAGCTTTTAAACCCACACTGTACGAACTGAGCTTGATTTCACACGACTTGGAACCTTAATTCAAACTCAAACGAACTGATTTGATGCGAAGTGGGTAAAACCGAACGAAGGGAACCTTAATTCAAACTCAACTCGTGCGAACTCTTAACCTTCCAAGCGAACTGATTCAACAAAGCTCAATCCGTGCGAACTGATCACGCTATTCAAACGACATGGGGTCAATACATGCGAACTGAGTGTAATTCCACACGAACTGATGCTGATGTCACACGATCGGATATGTTTTTGACAAAATTGATCAAGATTTAGGTCGAATTAGGGTCTAATAtgttcaaggattgattaaaaacAGTATTTCACGTGTTATATGTAAAAATCAggccattttaaccgtaaaatctcgGTTAATTTGGCGATTTTCAGTTAAAATGTGAAAgagatgaaaagatgaagaaattgagcaaatttgatctgtcacacccccaaaataccacctagggagtgccCCTGTTAGGCGTGtaacaaaccaataacgagccactaatcatattgaaccaatcaaAAGAGTTAAATAAAATCGTCATTTATTACTGAAAAGTACCGTCAATAAGTTTGAATGAAAACCAAAATGTTCAGCGgaaacaaataaaagaaaacatagtAGACTGTTTCAAATTAAATGTATGTAACCATTAAACCCATCATTCGTATCCAATCAGCacaacccatgaccactccagctacttcagacagcaagttccaaatccagataatctaacgacctgcgagcatgcaacaagtgtataagacaacgctggtgagttcatagttttacaaaaacgttgcttaccaagtatgtagttaatccattgaagttaattccataagtaatgttgataatatctcgatactgaacaagacgacTCTTGATatatgttttgcccgttccccagtgctcctatcaaagcactgggcccgGCTGGGTTATTAGTTCACACCCGCCCTCtctcaggaacggggtgagggtgccaaacctaagtagcgctaccaactaataccccgctaccaCCCACGATAGCAAAAGATGGAACTTAAGAGATAGAgaatgagaatattatccaacatcccagttttacccaaaagatttatccctccccgggatacccactgactgtcccaaccaccgggacgcatgctcaaaagtaaggaactcacctcggttttctcggtaagactagttactTGATTTCTAATTCAGTCAATCGAGTCCTAACAATATTATCAACGACCATTAGATTCACGTTTATTCCAATTACATATTAAACAAGTTACACACAAAAGTTGGTTCATTATATATCATATAGCAGATAATTAAACCTTTTCCATGTCGATGTTCCATTACACACATTATATACAAATTCGTAATTAGCTACATGTACCATTAATCAACACTGTTGACTACCCCATATGCGAGCCCAACGATAAAACCCACTTGGTCAGTGCACAGCCCAATATAgttattttttgagtgtttattttttggtgtctaatccgcttATATATCacaattgctcttgattttcttgactgtatatctattaaatgtcaacatatacacgtgtgatttagtttatgaagatttttcaatgccgagaacctcgatcagagagtaaaaaaggcgtaaggttcacaatggtgtaaaaatAAAATGGGATATAACGGGCTAGGATTTGAGTTACAGTaataagggccaaaccaaccacccaagaatggaatcgtcgagcgaaaacacttgacaacctcctggaagcagcttttcttgacacctgacctttctccatcaattaggaatctgatgccttCACTAAACACGTTCGTTAGATTGTAGCCATTTTTGAgggtttattttttggtgtctaatccacatatatatcaccattgctcttgattttcttaactgtatatctcttaaatgtcaacatatacacgtgtgatttaatttacgaagatttttcaatgccgagatgttggtgcatatttgttgACAACAATTTAATAGTAtgattatttagtctttggatattttgtattaggcttagcttattggttagtgagtttatatgttgtaatgggcttggaaaatggcctagCCTAGTAGGAAGACCAGTTCATaaacatgtggtatataaacatgttttgtggttagggttttagtttttttagaaGAGTTCTTAGTGGTTagagagttttagagagagaaagtctagagagagagagaattcgaaattagggttcttgagacaAGATCACATAGAATGGCTGTGAGGTTGTGaaggtcttgaattgattgtaaaactgattgtttggataatcaatagaagacctgTTTTATTGTGAATTGCTGTTTCTACTCGTTTCTATgacaaatctgatctagaggattccgcactctaggttagatacaCAATTTTGTGACGATCCGTACGAACAGGGGACCTACAatctgttgtcacaaatatgcaccaacactcAACAACTGCAACAGAGGCAGTAACCCTAGCAGAATCGAGGTAATCAGAGGGGATGTTATCAGTGTCGCAGTGAAGGGCgtttcaagaaggattgcccacagttgaaccagaatgcCAACCACAACAATGGGGGTAATCGCcagaacaacaatgggggaattAACAATAGGAACAACGGTGGGAATGGTGCTCGTGGGAGAGCATTTACGATTGGAGCAGGTGATGCAAGGAAAGATGGCAATGTCGTGACTGGTACGTTCTCTATCAACGGTATTTTAGCTACTGTATTATTCGACGCTGGTGCTGActggagttatgtgtctttgagattcagtcgtcagttagggttAACTCTAATCCCTCTCGAAACCAAACACGTAGTGGAATTGGCTGATGGCAAGTCCATTGAAGCCTCGCATGTACTTTTAGGGTGTAAACTCAACCttatgggtcaagtgtttgacattgaccttcTCTGTATCACTCTTGGTAGTTTTGATATagtcattggtatggactggttgtccataCACAGAGCAGATGTActttgcaaggagaagatcgtgTGTGTACCTCTCCCAAACGGGGAATCATTATCTGTCCAGGGTTATCGAAGCGGTGCAACCGTCAACATCATTTCATCCATGAAAGCCCAGAAATGTTTATGAAAAGGATACCTTGCTATtctagcacttgttactgacACCTTGTCTGAAGAAAAGAAAATCGAAGATATGCCTGTTGTTCGTGAAtttcctgatgtttttcccgaagaacttccaggtttacctccacatcgtcaggtggagtTCCATATTGATCTCACACTAGTAGTAGCTCCGATTGCTCGCGTACCATATCTTCTTGCACCTGGGGAGTTgtaagaattgtcgaatcaacTTCCAGAACTGTTCGATAGAGGCTTTATTCGActcagttcttcgccttggggagccccaattttgtttgtgaagaaaaaagacgggtcctttcgtatgtgtattgactatcgagaactcaacaaggtgacgatcaagaatcgttaccctttacctcgcatcgacgacctgttcgaccagttgcaagggtcgagcttctatgtgacaactcgaacccttgATCCTGATCGTCGAGAGACGAGCCTATGGTCGTTATTATTATTGCTATTatcattattataattattattagtattattattattattattatttgtgaaACAATAATAATCTATGACGAGAATTCCAATTATGTACGAACGAGTTATTATAAACGGGCCGATACGTTGGAGCGAGGCACGTAACATTGCGGTTTCAGGCACACTCAGGCCCAAGCCCAACCTAACTCACCTAAAAACCCTACACTATAAAATATCCATAAAACCTCACCCTTTTCATTTGTGTTCAAAAGAAACCAAAACCCTAAGACTGATCACAGCCGCACACTCCATCTCATCTTCTCGGTTCTCCTGTCCGGTGACCGGAGCTGGAATTCCGGCCGGCGGGTGTCATGTAATCCGACGGCAAACCCCACTCCCCCCTGCGATGATTTTTTTTCCAGCCACACCAACACCCGATTACCTCCTGCACCTCTCTCCTTCTCGTCTCTCGCGCACGGAAACAGCTGGCCACCACCATCCCGGTGGTGGCGCACAACGACAAGAAACGGGCGGCGCGACGAAACCCCCACGGGCGGCAACGCTCGACTACGACTGAAGCCGTTCCATCTCTTTTCTACCAGCGGCGGTGAGGCGTCGTTTCTCTGGTATCGTCTTCGATGACGGCGATGCTTCAGGCGACAATGGTGGTGTGACTCCAACGAACCTCACCGACCTGAGCTGATGTTATTAAAGGCTTGGGTCACGTTCAGAGTCCTTGTTCGGGAAAGAAGCAGAGGCGGCGGTCTCGGGTCCTGCTTGGGCCTCAATCAGCCGCTGTTCGAGAAAGTTTGGGTCAACCTGGTCAACTCCGGAAACCTGGTCAGCGACGGTCGAGTATGGTTCGGGTCAAGCATGGATCGGGCGGGTCAGAGTAGTCGTATTTTGGTTAGTACTCCGTCATTACTTGTGATTCTTAGGTGTGTGTTTGTTTAAATAAGTAGGATCTGAAAGTGTTTGCATAGAATGATGAATAATGACAAACTGCTAAATGAAACCTGATAAGTATGCTTGTGGCCAATTGTGATTCCAAATTTCTTGTAGTTATGTGCTTATTATagaatctttagtataaataaaagttacaaatatGTTATATATGGCTTTGCATTCTTAAAGTTATCCAATCAGCATATATGTTAATTGTCCATAATGGAAATAAGAAGAAATGTGGTTTGTCATAATGAGCATGGAGGTTAGGAATGAAATAGTGAGGATTCGATGACATTCGTTATATGTGTTACCATGATGTTGCGAGCATGTCGATACGTTTTGACGGAAAGTTGTAGTATTAGAACCATTTTGATAAATGATGAACTGTTTGAATGATATGAAAATATTTGAAATATGTTGGTTTAATCTGATTTGATGAGTGTACGGTAGAATAAAATATGTTAATGAATTCTGATTGGATAGTACAAAAGTTGGGGAATGTTCGAGAAGGCACCCGTGCTTGCATCAATAGTTACGAGTCGAGACCGCGAGATTGCGACTCGGGAACATTGAACGACTACTCGAGACCAAGCATGCACATTAGGGGACTCGAAACCAAttaggttgcgactcgagatatCCTGGTCTCGACTCGAGGTTTCGACTCGTGCATGCATCCCTCGAGACCTTCCATTGCAACCCGAGActtcttggttgcgactcgagacctcatgatctcgagtcgagaccacccgaTTTCGACTAGACTGTCTCGCTGAGTTATTGGGCCGCATAAGCTGATGTTTTGAACTTTGTGCTGTTGTAAATGTTTAACTGTTACTGATTATCTGTTATATGCTTGGATAGGCCCAATAACATGTATGCTGGTAGGATACGTGT encodes:
- the LOC110925421 gene encoding uncharacterized protein LOC110925421 translates to MHQHSTTATEAVTLAESRNNGGNGARGRAFTIGAGDARKDGNVVTGTFSINGILATVLFDAGADWSYVSLRFSRQLGLTLIPLETKHVVELADGKSIEASHVLLGCKLNLMGQVFDIDLLCITLGSFDIVIGMDWLSIHRADVLCKEKIVCVPLPNGESLSVQGYRSGATVNIISSMKAQKCL